A portion of the Trichoplusia ni isolate ovarian cell line Hi5 chromosome 12, tn1, whole genome shotgun sequence genome contains these proteins:
- the LOC113499142 gene encoding uncharacterized protein LOC113499142 produces the protein MSFVYVTITTTLSSLSIFNRFFVWSEPCSDKLSVQKMESDSDTTPTTPRKKAKLSKVKQHLTSKKHQAKMEMRKSSGLLQKFFPKTSASTSGLSSNEDTKLAAAELAMTYHTVKHNLSYNSQDCSIKLNKIIYVDSKTATNLRLARTKMEALVTEVLGPHSLQSVIDQLNKDNVFYCLQTDASNKKILNCFLW, from the exons ATGTCATTCGTGTATGTTACAATTACTACTACGTTAAGTtcgttatcaatatttaaccGTTTTTTTGTGTGGAGTGAACCCTGTAGTGATAAGCTTAGTGTACAAAAGATGGAAAGTGATAGTGACACTACTCCTACAACGCCAAGAAAGAAAGCCAAACTATCGAag gttaaacaACACTTGACCAGCAAAAAACACCAAGCAAAAATGGAAATGAGAAAATCTAGTGGattgttacaaaagttttttcctaAAACTTCTGCTTCTACATCAGGCTTGTCTTCTAATGAAGATACCAAGTTAGCAGCGGCTGAGTTAGCGATGACATACCATACTGTCAAGCATAATTTATCATACAATAGCCAGGACTgtagtatcaaattaaataagattatctaTGTTGATTCCAAAACAGCCACTAACTTACGATTGGCTAGGACAAAAATGGAGGCATTAGTGACCGAAGTTCTTGGCCCACATTCCTTGCAGTCTGTTattgatcagttaaataaagacaatgtaTTTTACTGTCTGCAAACTGATgcctccaataaaaaaatattaaattgtttcctctggtag